A DNA window from Amycolatopsis sp. DSM 110486 contains the following coding sequences:
- a CDS encoding fasciclin domain-containing protein, producing the protein MKSLRIAAIGVTAVAALALAACGSSTGSGSSGGSAPAPSSSAPMSSSNDSGASNGMTTNADVFGPACSQLPQGNSPGSLDSMGPQPVASAASTNPLLTKLVAAVKATNLVDTLNSQQAITVFAPADPAFNALGDAKFTELAQNPDQLAPILQYHVVGKRYDAKGLAAAGSVTSLNTAGGPLKIEGTGDDMTVNGAKILCGNIPTKNATVFVIDKVLTPGTNKN; encoded by the coding sequence GTGAAATCCCTTCGTATCGCCGCAATCGGCGTCACCGCTGTCGCCGCCCTCGCCCTCGCCGCCTGTGGCAGCAGCACCGGCAGCGGCTCGTCCGGTGGCAGCGCCCCGGCACCCTCGTCGTCGGCTCCGATGTCGTCGAGCAACGACTCCGGCGCCTCCAACGGCATGACCACCAACGCCGACGTCTTCGGCCCGGCGTGTTCCCAGCTGCCGCAGGGCAACTCCCCCGGCTCGCTCGACTCCATGGGCCCACAGCCGGTCGCGTCGGCCGCGTCGACCAACCCGCTGCTGACCAAGCTGGTCGCCGCGGTCAAGGCCACCAACCTCGTCGACACGCTCAACAGCCAGCAGGCCATCACCGTCTTCGCCCCGGCCGACCCGGCGTTCAACGCCCTCGGCGACGCGAAGTTCACCGAACTGGCCCAGAACCCCGACCAGCTCGCGCCGATCCTGCAGTACCACGTCGTCGGCAAGCGCTACGACGCCAAGGGCCTCGCTGCCGCGGGCTCCGTCACCTCGCTCAACACCGCGGGCGGCCCGCTCAAGATCGAAGGCACCGGCGACGACATGACCGTCAACGGCGCCAAGATCCTCTGCGGCAACATCCCGACGAAGAACGCCACCGTCTTCGTCATCGACAAGGTCCTCACCCCGGGCACCAACAAGAACTGA
- a CDS encoding dihydrofolate reductase family protein, with protein MGTVIMHNVASVDGFIADDKDDVGPLHEWYFNGDNPIIERPGRQGEQDFDHSGAGNAFKVSSASADYVRSMWEKIGVIVMGRHLFDLVNGWEGKPPAGDHVVVVSHRPKPEGWHPEASYHFVGGVAAAIDKAQELAGERTVAVNAGDVGGQILAAGLVDEVAMDVVPVVFGSGKRYFGGIDGQYLLEDPHVVIQGDGVLHLGFKVRR; from the coding sequence GTGGGCACGGTGATCATGCACAACGTGGCGTCGGTGGACGGCTTCATCGCCGACGACAAGGACGACGTCGGCCCACTCCACGAATGGTACTTCAACGGGGACAACCCGATCATCGAACGCCCCGGCCGGCAGGGTGAGCAGGACTTCGACCATTCCGGAGCCGGAAACGCCTTCAAGGTCTCCAGCGCTTCAGCGGACTACGTCCGGTCGATGTGGGAGAAGATCGGCGTGATCGTGATGGGCCGCCACCTGTTCGACCTCGTGAACGGCTGGGAGGGCAAGCCGCCCGCGGGCGACCACGTGGTCGTCGTGTCGCACCGGCCCAAGCCCGAGGGCTGGCACCCCGAGGCGTCGTACCACTTCGTCGGCGGTGTGGCGGCCGCGATCGACAAGGCCCAGGAGCTCGCCGGCGAGCGGACCGTCGCGGTGAACGCCGGCGACGTGGGCGGCCAGATCCTCGCGGCCGGCCTCGTGGACGAAGTGGCGATGGACGTGGTGCCGGTGGTCTTCGGGTCGGGCAAACGCTACTTCGGCGGCATCGACGGCCAGTACCTGCTGGAGGATCCCCACGTCGTCATCCAGGGCGACGGGGTGCTGCACCTCGGATTCAAGGTGCGCCGCTGA
- a CDS encoding AraC family transcriptional regulator translates to MDYVGRVPAPPLDRFIDDIYCLTGVPRHRRMTVPPMPSAHLFVNLGGPFVVRDSDAPPVLVAGGLFTGVRTRRFVVEYPGWVRLVGVHFKPWGISPFVDVAATELRDRWVPADAVWPRSAGRLRNRLGDLTSAAEALRVVEAELRARLAETAPRGLDLVQHTGRWLETAHGTIPVGALSDAAGVSGNHLAAQFKSHVGLTPKRVARIYRFARLILSVDARGPVDWPDLAHRAGYFDQAHFSKEFKDFTGHTPTGYLTLRRRLPAEEGFPPDSGPMPAE, encoded by the coding sequence ATGGACTACGTCGGCCGGGTGCCCGCGCCGCCGCTGGACCGGTTCATCGACGACATCTACTGCCTGACCGGGGTGCCGCGCCATCGCCGGATGACCGTGCCCCCGATGCCGTCGGCGCATTTGTTCGTCAACTTGGGCGGACCGTTCGTGGTGCGCGATTCCGACGCGCCGCCTGTGCTGGTGGCCGGTGGGCTGTTCACGGGAGTGCGGACGAGGCGGTTCGTCGTCGAGTACCCCGGCTGGGTGCGGCTGGTCGGGGTGCACTTCAAGCCGTGGGGGATTTCGCCGTTCGTCGACGTGGCGGCGACCGAGCTGCGGGACCGCTGGGTGCCGGCCGACGCCGTGTGGCCGCGGTCCGCGGGTCGGCTGCGCAACCGGCTCGGCGACCTCACTTCGGCCGCGGAGGCGCTGCGGGTCGTGGAGGCGGAGCTGCGTGCGCGGCTGGCCGAGACCGCCCCGCGCGGTCTCGACCTGGTCCAGCACACCGGCAGGTGGCTGGAGACCGCCCACGGCACGATCCCGGTCGGTGCGCTCAGCGATGCCGCCGGCGTCAGCGGCAATCACCTGGCCGCGCAGTTCAAGTCCCATGTCGGGCTCACCCCGAAGCGGGTGGCGCGGATCTACCGCTTCGCGCGGCTGATCCTGTCTGTCGACGCGCGGGGGCCGGTCGACTGGCCGGACCTCGCGCACCGGGCGGGCTACTTCGACCAGGCCCACTTCAGCAAGGAGTTCAAGGACTTCACCGGGCACACGCCGACCGGATACCTGACCCTGCGGCGCCGATTGCCGGCCGAGGAAGGGTTCCCGCCGGACAGCGGCCCGATGCCCGCCGAGTGA
- a CDS encoding helix-turn-helix transcriptional regulator, with translation MDSAQLSHFLRVRREALTPGEVGVTSSTRRRTPGLRREEVASRAGISTDYYTRLEQARAPKPTSSVLRGLTRALRLTLDERDHLFRLAGHTAPDRLSTDDHVSPVLLGLLDRLHDMPAQVMTDLGEVLAQNALATAVFGDHTRRDGPDRSLVYRWFTSEDARAAYPLEDRAQESRLLAADLRAALVRRGDARARALVDQLLRDSTEFAELWSAHDVAVLRSRRKRILHPETGVLELDCQALLEENRSQILALFVPVPGTDTADRLALLGVLQAGQDR, from the coding sequence GGTGCGACGCGAGGCGCTCACCCCGGGCGAGGTGGGGGTCACGTCCTCGACGCGGCGCCGCACGCCCGGCCTGCGCCGGGAGGAGGTGGCCTCGCGCGCGGGCATCTCCACCGACTACTACACCCGCTTGGAACAGGCCCGCGCCCCGAAACCGACGTCGTCGGTACTGCGCGGCCTGACCCGCGCGCTGCGCCTGACGCTGGACGAGCGGGACCACCTGTTCCGGCTCGCCGGGCACACCGCGCCCGACCGGCTTTCGACCGACGACCACGTTTCCCCCGTGCTCCTCGGCCTGCTGGATCGCCTGCACGACATGCCGGCACAGGTGATGACCGACCTCGGCGAGGTCCTGGCGCAGAACGCGCTCGCCACCGCCGTCTTCGGCGACCACACCCGGCGCGACGGGCCGGACCGCAGCCTCGTGTACCGGTGGTTCACGTCGGAGGACGCCCGGGCCGCGTACCCGCTCGAAGACCGGGCCCAGGAGTCCCGGCTGCTGGCCGCGGACCTGCGCGCCGCACTCGTGCGCCGAGGCGACGCACGAGCACGGGCACTGGTCGACCAGCTGCTGCGGGACAGCACGGAGTTCGCCGAGCTGTGGTCCGCGCACGACGTCGCGGTGCTGCGCAGCCGCCGCAAACGCATCCTGCACCCCGAAACCGGCGTCCTGGAGCTCGACTGCCAAGCGCTCCTGGAGGAGAACCGGTCGCAGATCCTGGCGCTCTTCGTGCCCGTACCCGGCACGGACACGGCCGACCGCCTCGCGCTTCTCGGCGTACTCCAGGCCGGCCAGGACCGCTGA